The following proteins are encoded in a genomic region of Triticum dicoccoides isolate Atlit2015 ecotype Zavitan chromosome 1B, WEW_v2.0, whole genome shotgun sequence:
- the LOC119349834 gene encoding uncharacterized protein LOC119349834: protein MEVMSQLTNAQGETGTKLRREISSDAKAIGTLQRIVSCKNCKEELRQRAIWILRRLYKDTIGTNISANFDFLKRGNSYCREDFVRLLVNIFTHNNEYSSSIRGYAGEALSEICSLGRISDATIVIQTSGDVVDSFAQVLLHEEDKTCGQAAAEILEHLCTHYTKDDEYLRKLKKAILGVIGKILCCGDVTHNGKDIESLCDGKEEYSDRDKKYEGFQVDALSSMPLNLLSPLLSLCGTVYDMRLIIDLHPQLDASNFLNKLKQIVVEKSDSTVENLSLCKATGNMVISMMKYYTSGGFFKQEDFGSLIEALSGTSKKMLDLDYSVVCSSASSSETRMKLDGRTLASLVREAKELLATRLPSASFGG, encoded by the exons ATGGAAGTGATGAGCCAATTAACCAATGCTCAAGGAGAAACTGGGACCAAGCTACGTCGTGAAATATCAAGCGACGCAAAAGCAATCGGCACTCTCCAGAGGATTGTTAGCTGTAAAAATTGTAAAGAAGAGCTGCGGCAAAGAGCCATTTGGATTCTCAGACGATTGTACAAGGATACTATCGGAACAAACATATCAGCTAATTTCGATTTTCTCAAAAGAGGAAATAGTTATTGCAGAGAAGACTTTGTTAGGCTGCTAGTGAACATCTTTACTCACAATAACGAGTATAGCAGCTCCATCAGAGGATATGCAGGAGAAGCACTGTCTGAGATATGTTCCCTTGGCCGAATTAGTGATGCCACAATTGTCATACAAACAAGTGGTGATGTTGTTGATAGTTTCGCTCAAGTGCTTTTACATGAAGAGGACAAGACATGCGGACAAGCAGCTGCTGAAATTCTTGAGCATCTATGTACCCATTACACCAAGGATGATGAATACCTTCGCAAACTTAAGAAGGCAATCCTCGGG GTGATTGGAAAAATACTTTGTTGTGGAGACGTAACGCATAATGGAAAAGACATAGAAAGCCTGTGTGATGGCAAAGAAGAATACAGTGATCGGGACAAGAAGTACGAGGGATTCCAGGTGGACGCACTCTCAAGTATGCCATTGAACTTGCTATCGCCATTGTTATCCCTTTGTGGCACAGTCTACGACATGAGGTTGATCATTGATTTGCATCCTCAGTTGGATGCATCTAACTTTCTAAACAAGCTCAAGCAGATAGTAGTTGAAAAAAGTGACTCCACCGTCGAAAACTTGTCATTGTGCAAGGCTACCGGTAATATGGTCATATCAATGATGAAATACTACACTAGTGGCGGGTTCTTCAAGCAAGAGGACTTTGGAAGCTTGATAGAGGCACTCTCTGGTACTTCCAAGAAAATGCTGGATCTCGACTACTCAGTGGTTTGTTCTTCTGCCAGCAGCTCCGAAACTAGAATGAAGCTTGATGGGCGCACTCTCGCGTCCCTCGTGAGAGAAGCGAAAGAACTGCTTGCTACCAGGCTACCATCTGCCTCTTTCGGTGGTTGA